The Panicum virgatum strain AP13 chromosome 5K, P.virgatum_v5, whole genome shotgun sequence genome has a window encoding:
- the LOC120709474 gene encoding uncharacterized protein LOC120709474 isoform X2: MDCKELSSAILTDDLVVEILSRLPFKSFSRFKCFCKAWLDFSFDPHYSQKLPKAHNGGFFYQDHNSAIQLVSLCKHDEEIDGTLSFLPGYEHLEFVDCCNGLVLCEYRSNYTSADILRFIVCNPATQEWTILPDTQRNADKFYYTAKLCFDPSQSPHFYVFNFHEKRGIYNSVLGVSQVEMFSSCKSTWLVNSDLRDPENNDISVCGRPHVFIDGFLHVHTDCDVLVLDKLEIASMGIPPRNWTIKLPFHRGDCFVDRCFRGCLGQYAGTLHYAVAEKDGCTILIWSHDYFDPGMWTVTHRLRMRDAFGRDDFVHYEDGWIWTCDYEIIAFDLEREAIFLVDENTNKLLSYGITTGELNEIKDSSHRQ, encoded by the exons ATGGACTGTAAGGAGTTATCTTCTGCCATCCTAACTGATGATCTGGTGGTGGAGATCCTCTCCCGGTTGCCATTCAAATCTTTTTCTCGCTTCAAATGTTTTTGCAAAGCCTGGCTTGATTTCTCGTTTGATCCTCACTACTCCCAGAAGCTGCCAAAAGCGCACAATGGTGGTTTTTTCTACCAAGACCACAACTCTGCTATCCAGCTTGTTAGTCTCTGCAAGCATGATGAAGAGATTGATGGGACTCTTAGTTTCTTGCCAGGCTATGAGCATCTAGAATTTGTTGACTGTTGCAACGGCCTAGTCCTTTGTGAGTACAGGAGCAACTACACTTCTGCAGACATCCTTCGCTTCATTGTGTGTAATCCAGCAACACAAGAGTGGACAATACTCCCTGATACTCAACGAAACGCAGATAAATTTTATTATACAGCAAAGTTGTGCTTCGATCCATCACAGTCACCGCACTTCTATGTCTTCAACTTTCACGAGAAGCGTGGTATTTACAATTCCGTGCTTGGTGTCAGCCAAGTTGAGATGTTTTCATCTTGTAAATCTACATGGCTTGTCAATTCTGATTTGAGGGATCCTGAGAATAATGATATCTCGGTTTGTGGAAGACCACACGTGTTCATTGATGGATTCTTGCATGTGCATACAGATTGTGATGTTTTGGTATTGGATAAATTAGAGATAGCAAGCATGGGCATACCACCCCGTAATTGGACCATTAAGTTGCCATTCCACAGGGGTGACTGTTTCGTGGATCGTTGCTTCAGAGGTTGCCTTGGTCAATATGCAGGGACCTTACACTACGCAGTGGCAGAGAAGGATGGTTGCACAATTCTAATTTGGAGTCACGATTATTTTGATCCTGGTATGTGGACTGTAACACATCGTCTTAGAATGAGAGATGCATTTGGAAGGGATGACTTTGTTCACTATGAGGatggttggatttggacttgtGATTATGAAATTATTGCTTTTGACCTGGAGAGGGAGGCCATTTTCCTTGTGGATGAAAACACAAACAAACTTCTTTCATACGGAATCACTACTGGGGAACTTAATGAGATTAAAGATAGCTCTCACAG GCAATGA
- the LOC120709474 gene encoding uncharacterized protein LOC120709474 isoform X1, with amino-acid sequence MDCKELSSAILTDDLVVEILSRLPFKSFSRFKCFCKAWLDFSFDPHYSQKLPKAHNGGFFYQDHNSAIQLVSLCKHDEEIDGTLSFLPGYEHLEFVDCCNGLVLCEYRSNYTSADILRFIVCNPATQEWTILPDTQRNADKFYYTAKLCFDPSQSPHFYVFNFHEKRGIYNSVLGVSQVEMFSSCKSTWLVNSDLRDPENNDISVCGRPHVFIDGFLHVHTDCDVLVLDKLEIASMGIPPRNWTIKLPFHRGDCFVDRCFRGCLGQYAGTLHYAVAEKDGCTILIWSHDYFDPGMWTVTHRLRMRDAFGRDDFVHYEDGWIWTCDYEIIAFDLEREAIFLVDENTNKLLSYGITTGELNEIKDSSHRYIYYVPCYLKLPDPEPAYDDAMKTDGC; translated from the exons ATGGACTGTAAGGAGTTATCTTCTGCCATCCTAACTGATGATCTGGTGGTGGAGATCCTCTCCCGGTTGCCATTCAAATCTTTTTCTCGCTTCAAATGTTTTTGCAAAGCCTGGCTTGATTTCTCGTTTGATCCTCACTACTCCCAGAAGCTGCCAAAAGCGCACAATGGTGGTTTTTTCTACCAAGACCACAACTCTGCTATCCAGCTTGTTAGTCTCTGCAAGCATGATGAAGAGATTGATGGGACTCTTAGTTTCTTGCCAGGCTATGAGCATCTAGAATTTGTTGACTGTTGCAACGGCCTAGTCCTTTGTGAGTACAGGAGCAACTACACTTCTGCAGACATCCTTCGCTTCATTGTGTGTAATCCAGCAACACAAGAGTGGACAATACTCCCTGATACTCAACGAAACGCAGATAAATTTTATTATACAGCAAAGTTGTGCTTCGATCCATCACAGTCACCGCACTTCTATGTCTTCAACTTTCACGAGAAGCGTGGTATTTACAATTCCGTGCTTGGTGTCAGCCAAGTTGAGATGTTTTCATCTTGTAAATCTACATGGCTTGTCAATTCTGATTTGAGGGATCCTGAGAATAATGATATCTCGGTTTGTGGAAGACCACACGTGTTCATTGATGGATTCTTGCATGTGCATACAGATTGTGATGTTTTGGTATTGGATAAATTAGAGATAGCAAGCATGGGCATACCACCCCGTAATTGGACCATTAAGTTGCCATTCCACAGGGGTGACTGTTTCGTGGATCGTTGCTTCAGAGGTTGCCTTGGTCAATATGCAGGGACCTTACACTACGCAGTGGCAGAGAAGGATGGTTGCACAATTCTAATTTGGAGTCACGATTATTTTGATCCTGGTATGTGGACTGTAACACATCGTCTTAGAATGAGAGATGCATTTGGAAGGGATGACTTTGTTCACTATGAGGatggttggatttggacttgtGATTATGAAATTATTGCTTTTGACCTGGAGAGGGAGGCCATTTTCCTTGTGGATGAAAACACAAACAAACTTCTTTCATACGGAATCACTACTGGGGAACTTAATGAGATTAAAGATAGCTCTCACAGGTATATATACTATGTTCCATGCTACTTGAAGCTTCCAGACCCAGAACCTGCATATGATGAT GCAATGAAAACCGATGGATGCTAA